GTCGCGACCGCCCCTCGCGTCGCTCACTCCTCGTCGTCCTCGTCGGCGTGCTCGCTGGAGGCGATTCGGAGCGTCCCGTTGAGTCGCCAGTGCGCGTGTTCGGCGTCCTCACCCGCCGCACTCGGGACGTCGACCTCCATGTCGTCGAACGTGTAGCTGATCTCGGCGCCGCGACCGGTCAGCCGCTCGTACAACGCGATCCCGAAGTCGGGCCACGTCGTGGTCTCTCCGCGTCCCCGCCCCGGCGTGTCGTCGGCGCTCATAACGTGTCACGCAAACGGCTCCGACCGACTTATCGGTGTCCCCGGTGGCGGTCCCCCCGCCGCCACCGCGTATCGCCGACAGTCGGTCGCTACGCCTCCAGCGTCTCGTCGAGACGCTCGACGAGTGTGGCGGGCGCCAGCCCGGCGAACGCCTCATCCGCGAGCACGAGGCGGTGGCGAGGGCGGCCCACACCGACCGGTTCGCGTTCGGTGTCGACGACGCCCGCGTCGACGAGGCGCGACTTCGCACGGGCGATTTCGGTCCGACTGGAGAAGTCGACCTCCTCGGCCCACTCGCCGAGACGCATGGTGAGGATCCGGTTTCGCGCGGCCACGAGCGTACAGACGGTCACGGGCGAGCGGTCCGTCCCCCTCGCGGCGTCGAACGCGTCGTCCAACTCCGGCGCCGCCTCGGGCCACCGGTCGGCGAACGACTCGACCAGCGTCTCGTGCGCGGGCACGTCGGGAACGCGCTCGTCAGCGCGCTCCCAGCGGCGGTCGTAGGTCTCGGCGAGTGCCGCCGAGACCGCGCCGTCGGCCTCCGCGCCGTGGACGCTCCCGCCGATAACACCGTCGTCGTCGGGTGGCAGGCGGAACCGCGGTTGAACGGTCCCGTCGACGACCGACAGGCTCGCGTCGACGGTGGCGGTCCGAACCGCGAGGGGACCCGACTCGATGGCCTCGACGGCGGTCGCGGCGACGAGGAAGTCGCGGAACGCGTCTTCGGCAACTTCGGGCGAACAGAGGAGTCTGACTCGGTCGGGGACCGCCGCCGTCCCGTCGTAGCGCTCGCGTAGGCGGTCGACGACCGCTCGGACGAGCGCCGGTCGCGGGGCGACGAGCAACACGTCGTCGGCGTCGGCGAGGGTCTCTCCCGCGAGTGTAGAGGGGGAACGTGTCGTCACGACGGGATGTGCGCGGGTCCTTGACTTCAGTTTTCAGGATTCGAGTCGCTTGGATTTTCACTCGATCCGGCGTGCGAAGAGGAGGTAGCCCGTGTGGCCGACGCCGGCGGTGCTGGGGCGCGTGCCGCGGTCGTCGACCGTCAGTTCGCGCTGGATCGTCTCCATGGTGCGCACTTCGCCGAGGCCGGCCTCGCGGGCCGCGCGTTCGGTGTCGCGCGCGTCCTCGACGAACGGTGTGTAGACGGCGACGTAGCCGCCGGGGACGAGCAGATCGGGGGCCCGCGCGACTACGTCTGCGGCGTCGGCGGTGTCGAGGGTGATCAGGTCGAACGGCTCGCCGTCGGTGAGGGCGTCGAGGTCGTCGGTCAGGTCGCCGGTGCGCACCTCGACGCGGTCGCTCACGCCGCCCATCGCCATGTTCTCGCGGGCGTTCTCGGCGAACTCTGCGTCGATTTCGTAGGTGGTCACGTCGGCGCCGATGCGACCGAGGTAGCCCGAGAGCACGCCGGTTCCGGTGCCGGCGTCGAGCACGCGGTCGCCCGACTGCGCGCCGGTGTGGCCGATCACGAGCCCGATGTCGCGGGGCATCATCGGCGCGCCGGTGCGCTCGAAGTGGTTGAACAGGTCTGGGCCGCGCAGCCGACGGACGTGGAACGGCTCGCCGAGATGCGTCTCCAGCACCTGGCCGTGTTCGACGTCCTCGGGCACCTCGAGCACGCCCAAGTCGGTCTGGAGTTCGTCACCAGGACCGCGGAGGTACTCCCGGTCCGACTCGGCGTGGACGAGGAGGTACGAGCTCACTCCAGCCGGGAGATTGCGGCCGCGAGGTCGCCGCCCTCGGCCTCCAGCGCCTCACGGGCCTCGTCCTTGCTGACGCCGGCGCGCGTGGCGACCAGTTGCACGTCGTCGTCGGGCACCGCGCCGCCGTCGTCGGCGTCAGCGTCACCGGCGTCGGCGTCGCCCTCGACAGCCGCGGCCGCGCCCTTCTCGCGCGTCTCGGGGGAGCCGACGATCTGGTACGTCTCCTGGCCCTGGGCGTCCATCTTCGTGACCTGCGGCGCCTCGAACACGAGGTCCTCGTCGGCCGTCTTGATGACGACCTCCTCAGCGTCGATCTCGGTCACGTCGATACCCATCTGCTTCATCATCTGCTGCATCTTGCGCGGGTTCATCCCGCCGCCTCCGAACATACCCGGCGAGTGGCCCGCACGGAGCAAAAGCGTGGCGAAGCCCCCGCCGGTCGTCACGGTGGGGCCGCCCCGGTCGCGGGCCGCCGCCACCCCCGGATTCATCCCCTCCGCGTCCCTGCCTCGACCGTGTACCTCTCTCACCAGACGTGGCCGGAACTCGGGGACTACGTCGCCGAGGAGTCGACTGCGGTCGTCCCGCTCGGCTCGACCGAACAGCACGGCCCGCACCTGCCGCTGGCCACCGACTACCTCATCGCCGAGGCGCTGGCGCGGGAGGCGACGGACCGCACGAACGTCCTCTGTACCCCACCGGTCAGGATCGCCGTCTCCGAGCACCACCGCCAGTTCCACGGCACGATGTGGGTCGAACCGGGCGTGTTCCGCGACTACGTCGAGAGCTTCTCGCGCAACCTCACCTACCACGGGATCGACCGGATCGTGTACGTGAACGCCCACGGCGGCAACACCCAGCACCTCCGGGAGGTCGGTCGTCGCCTCCGGCGCGACGAGACCGCCTACGCCATCGAGTGGATGTGGGACGAGTCGATCCCAGACCTCGTCTCGTCCATCTTCGAGCACAACGGCCCCCACGGCGGCCCGAAGGAGACGGCGATGATCATGCACATCGCCGAGGAGTTGGTGCGGACCGACCGACTGGAGGCGGCCCGCGACGGCGGCCTCGTCGACCTCACCGAGGCGGACGTGCGGCAGTTCGGCTCGCGGACGTACTACGACTCGCCCGACAACTCCGAGAACGGCGTCTTCGGCGACCAGACCGACGCGACGCCGGAGAAGGGGGCACAGCTGTTCGAGGCCGCGAGCGACCAGTTGGTCCACCTGATCGAGTGGCTCGACGACCAGCCGTTCGAGGACCTGATGCCCAAGCCGCACGTCGACCCGCAACCCGGCAGCCGGCGGTGACGACGACGGAGTCGGCGCCACAGCGTCGTTCGCGTCACTAAGGAGACGCGTACCTCAGCGTCGAGGAGGCTGACAGGCGACACGCGTCGACCGAGACACCCCGTCACTCGGCCGCTTGCTCCCGTCGCGGTGTGTCGCACACCCGCTGGACACGACGGGTCGAGGATCAAGGCACGGCGTCGCTGGTCCCGGCTTCGGGTTTCAATGTTCGCCCGGGTCGATCACTCGACCGTCGTGCTCACGGTCAGTCCGGAGCCGACCGGGAGGACGGTCGTCTCGACGCCGTCGTCGCCGCGGACCGCGTCGAGGTAGTCGGCGATCCCACGAGTCTGGTCGTTCTGCGCGTCGAGCGCGTCGGCGTCGCCGTCCACGTACGCCAGCAGCGCGTCGAAGTCGATGGGGCCGCGCATCACGTTGTCCGCGACGACGACGCCGCCCGGCGCGAGTTTGTCCTGGACGGCGTGGAAGGCGTCGGCGTAGCGCTCCTTCTGGTGGTCGATCAGCACCACGTCGAACGGGCCGTCGTAGCGCTCGACCGTCTCCATCGCGTCGCCCTGCTCGAAGACGCAGCGGTCGGCGAGGCCGGCGTCGGTCATGAACGCGCGCCCCTGGTCGAGTTCGTCGGCGTCGAACTCGGTGAGCACCACGCGGTCGGCGCCGCCGCGGAGGAACCACGACGCGGAGTAGCCGAAGCCAGACCCGAACTCGAACACCGTGCTCGCGTCGGTGAGGCGGGCGAGCAGGCGGAGGACGGCACCCGACTCGGGACCGATGTTCGGGAAATTGTGGTCGGCGGCGAAGGCGGCCATGCGCTCCTGTACGTCGGTGTGTGCGGGTCCGGCGGCGCGGACGAACCGCGACACCTCCTCTGAGAGGACCATACCGGCGGCTCGTGGGGCTGGGACTTAGGCGTGAGGCGCGATGGGTCAGCGACGGTGCGAGTGGCCGTTCAGGCGGCGAGGTAGCCACCGAGGACGAGCAACACGAGCCCGACGACGGCGGCGGCGCGCAGGAACGTCCCACCGTCGCGGGCGGCGGTGCGGACCTTCCCCTCGTCCAGCGCCGACCGGATCTTGCTCCCGCCGACCTCGACGAGACCGGTCATCACGACCCACAGCCCCAGCATCGTGAGGACGACGTGGCCACGCGGCGGCATGAACAGCCCCTCGGAGCCGTAGACGGTCGCGGCCATGTGGCCCCCCGTCACGAGGAACACGAGCGCGCCGATCCGGGTGATCCACGAGACGCCCGAGGTGATGCCCCCGAGCACCTCCGGGTTCATGTCACCGTCTCGCGCCAGCGGCACCACCTTCCACGCCGTGAGGACGACCGCGCCGACCCAGAGGCCGGCGAACAGAGTGTGGAACACGTACGCCCCGGTGAGGACGGGGTCGAGTTGCAACGGAGCGACTTGCATGGCCGGTCCCACCAGCGGCATCGACATAAAGCCCACACGACGACGGCGGCGGTTTCGGATGCGGGTCGACGCCCGCCGGCGGCACGGTCCCCCGCCCGCGGCCACCGTCCCCCCGCTTTAAGCCACGGGCGCGTGTTCGGTCGATCATGTACGACCCCGACGACCTCGAAGCGATCCGCGAGGGGAAGCGGGAGTGGGAGGAGGAGACCCTCTCGCCGACGCTCGACCGCTTCGGGGAGCGGAAGGAGACGTTCGACACCGACACCGGCGGGCAGGACGTGCGACGACTGTACACGCCCGACGATGTGGCGGACATCGACTACGACGAGGACATCGGCTTCCCCGGCGAGGAGCCGTACACGCGCGGCGTCTACCCGACGATGCACCGCGGGCGCCTGTGGACGATGCGCCAGTACGCCGGCATGGGCACCGCCAGCGAGACGAACGAGCGCTTCCAGTACCTGATCGACCAGGGGTCGTCGGGGCTGTCGATGGCGTTCGACCTGCCGACGCAGATGGGGTACGACTCCGACGCCGCGATGGCCGCCGGCGAGGTGGGGAAGTCGGGCGTCGCCATCGACTCGCTGGAGGACTTCGAGCGCGTGTTCGACGGCATCCCGCTGGACGAGGTGTCCACCTCGATGACGATCAACGCACCCGCGTCGGTGCTGCTGGCGATGTACGTCGCGATGGGCGACCGGCAGGGCGTCGACCGGTCCGAACTCCGGGGCACCATCCAGAACGACATCATGAAGGAGTACATCGCGCGGAACCTCTACATCTACCCGCCGGAGCCGTCGATGCGGCTGATCACGGACATCTTCGAGTTCTGCGCGAACGAGACGCCGAAGTTCAACACCATCTCCATCTCCGGATACCACATCCGCGAGGCCGGCTCCACCGCCGCCCAGGAAATCGCGTTCACCCTCGGCGACGGCATCGAGTACGTGCAGGCCGCCGTCGACGCAGGTCTCGACGTCGACGAGTTCGCCCCACAGCTCTCCTTCTTCTTCAACGCCCACAACAACGTCCTGGAGGAGGTCGCGAAGTTCCGCGCCGCCCGCCGGATGTGGGCCCAGATCATGGAGGAGCGCTTCGGCGCGGAGAACCCCAAGTCGAAACAGCTGAAGTTCCACACCCAGACCGCCGGGTCGACGCTCACCGCCCAGCAGATTGAGAACAACGTCGTCCGCGTCGCCTACCAGGCGCTGGCGGCCGTCCTCGGCGGAACCCAGTCGCTGCACACGAACGGGAAAGACGAGGCGCTGTCGCTGCCGACCGAGAAGTCCGTGCGCACCGCCCTGCGCACCCAGCAGATCCTCGCACACGAGTCGGGCGCCGCCGACACCATCGACCCGCTCGCGGGGAGCTACTACGTCGAGAGCCTCACCGACGGCATCGAGGAGGAGGCGTTCGAGATCCTGGAGGAGGTCGACACCCGCGGCGGGATGCTCGACGCCGTCAAGAGCCAGTGGGTCCAGCGCCAGATCCAAGACACCGCCTTCGAACGCCAGCGCGAGATCGAAGAGGGCGAGCGCGTCATCGTCGGCGTCAACGAGTTCCGGATCGAAGACGAGGAGCCCCAGATGGACTTGGAGGACGTCTCCGAAGAGGAGGAGCAAGCACAGATCGACCGCGTGCAGGCCCTGCGCGACGACCGCGACCAAGAGGCGACCGACGCCGCGCTCGCCTCGCTGCGGGACGCGTGTCAGGGCGACCAGAACGTCATGCCCCACATCGTCGACGCCGTGAAGACGTACGCGACGGTCGGTGAGATCTGTGACGTGATGCGCGAGGAGTTCGGCGAGTACAAGCCCGGGCAGTAACCTCGCGTCGTCGACGCCGCCGGACCAGGACCCGGACACGGAACGGACACGGATTTTATCGCACCCGCCGCCGACCGACCGGTATGCATCTCGACCACGCCGGGATCGCGACCGACGACGCCGCCGGCCTCGCGGCGCTGTACGCCGACCTCCTCGACTGCGAGGTCGTCCACGAGGAGGAGTTCGACGGCATGCGCGTCGTGTTCCTCGCGGTCGGCGACTCGTATCTCGAACTGCTGGAACCGCTCGACGACGAGGGGACCATCGCCCGCTACGTCGACGGAAACGGGCCGGGGATTCACCACCTGGCGTTCGCGACCGACGACATCGCGGGGGCACTCGCCCGCGCCCGCGACCTCGGCGTCGAGTTGATCGACGAGGAGCCACGTCCGGGCGCGTGGGGGCACGAGGTCGCCTTCCTCCACCCGCGCGACACCGGCGGGATCCTCGTGGAGTTCGTCCAGCACTGAAGAGACGGGCCGGTCCCGCTCGCTCGCGACGATGGAAAGAGGGTAGTGGGGGGCGACCCATTCGCCCCCATGCGCGATTGGCTCTCCCACCGTGTCGCCGCCACGCCAGACGCCGAGGCGCTCGTGCTCGCCGCTTCGGGGGAGTCGCTGACGTACGCCGACCTCGACGCCCGAGCGGAGGCACTCGCCTCCCGACTGTCGGGGCTCGGTATCGGCCCGGGTGACCACCTCGCGGTCGTACTTGACAATCGCGTCGAGTACGTCGCACTCGTCCACGCGGCGATGCGGTTGGGCGTCCGCCTCGTGCTCTGTTCGGACCGCCTCACCGCCGCGGAACTGCGACCGAAACTCGCCGCCGCCGACGCGACCGCAGTGGTGTGTGGCGCCGACACCGAGTCGGTCGTCGTCGACGCCGCCCTCGGCCGCGGAAGCGACGGGGCCGCCACTGGCTGGGACTCGACCGACGGGTTCGAACCCGCCCGCGTCGCCGACGAGGGTGTCGACGAGGAGGCCCCGGTGGACGCCGACGCACCCGCCGACGTACCCGGCGACGCGCCCGCCGGCGACCACGACCCGGTGCCGGTCGTCTCGTTAGACACCCCGAGCGACGGGCGCGTCGCCGACGTGGACGCGGCGCCCGACGGGGCCGTCCCGACCGTCCGGTGGGGGCGACAGGACCACCTCCTCATGCTGTTCACCTCGGGGTCGACGGGCGACCCGAAACTCGTGTCGCTGACGCTGGGGAACGTGCTCGCGTCGGCGACGGCGTCGGCGTTCCGCCTCGGCGTGCTCCCGGACGACCGCTACCTCGCGACGCTGTCGCTCCACCACACCGGGGGCGTGATGCCGCTGTACCGGGCGACGCTGTACGGGACGAGCGTCGTCCTCCGGCGGGAGTTCGACGCCGGCGGCGCCGTCGACGACATCCGCGCGTACGACGTGACGGGCGTCTCGCTCGTCCCGACGATGCTGTCGCGGATGCTCGACGCCCGCGG
The DNA window shown above is from Halobaculum marinum and carries:
- a CDS encoding transcriptional regulator TbsP domain-containing protein; translation: MTTRSPSTLAGETLADADDVLLVAPRPALVRAVVDRLRERYDGTAAVPDRVRLLCSPEVAEDAFRDFLVAATAVEAIESGPLAVRTATVDASLSVVDGTVQPRFRLPPDDDGVIGGSVHGAEADGAVSAALAETYDRRWERADERVPDVPAHETLVESFADRWPEAAPELDDAFDAARGTDRSPVTVCTLVAARNRILTMRLGEWAEEVDFSSRTEIARAKSRLVDAGVVDTEREPVGVGRPRHRLVLADEAFAGLAPATLVERLDETLEA
- a CDS encoding methyltransferase domain-containing protein; its protein translation is MSSYLLVHAESDREYLRGPGDELQTDLGVLEVPEDVEHGQVLETHLGEPFHVRRLRGPDLFNHFERTGAPMMPRDIGLVIGHTGAQSGDRVLDAGTGTGVLSGYLGRIGADVTTYEIDAEFAENARENMAMGGVSDRVEVRTGDLTDDLDALTDGEPFDLITLDTADAADVVARAPDLLVPGGYVAVYTPFVEDARDTERAAREAGLGEVRTMETIQRELTVDDRGTRPSTAGVGHTGYLLFARRIE
- a CDS encoding nascent polypeptide-associated complex protein; translation: MFGGGGMNPRKMQQMMKQMGIDVTEIDAEEVVIKTADEDLVFEAPQVTKMDAQGQETYQIVGSPETREKGAAAAVEGDADAGDADADDGGAVPDDDVQLVATRAGVSKDEAREALEAEGGDLAAAISRLE
- a CDS encoding creatininase family protein, coding for MYLSHQTWPELGDYVAEESTAVVPLGSTEQHGPHLPLATDYLIAEALAREATDRTNVLCTPPVRIAVSEHHRQFHGTMWVEPGVFRDYVESFSRNLTYHGIDRIVYVNAHGGNTQHLREVGRRLRRDETAYAIEWMWDESIPDLVSSIFEHNGPHGGPKETAMIMHIAEELVRTDRLEAARDGGLVDLTEADVRQFGSRTYYDSPDNSENGVFGDQTDATPEKGAQLFEAASDQLVHLIEWLDDQPFEDLMPKPHVDPQPGSRR
- a CDS encoding O-methyltransferase, with amino-acid sequence MVLSEEVSRFVRAAGPAHTDVQERMAAFAADHNFPNIGPESGAVLRLLARLTDASTVFEFGSGFGYSASWFLRGGADRVVLTEFDADELDQGRAFMTDAGLADRCVFEQGDAMETVERYDGPFDVVLIDHQKERYADAFHAVQDKLAPGGVVVADNVMRGPIDFDALLAYVDGDADALDAQNDQTRGIADYLDAVRGDDGVETTVLPVGSGLTVSTTVE
- a CDS encoding transporter, with amino-acid sequence MQVAPLQLDPVLTGAYVFHTLFAGLWVGAVVLTAWKVVPLARDGDMNPEVLGGITSGVSWITRIGALVFLVTGGHMAATVYGSEGLFMPPRGHVVLTMLGLWVVMTGLVEVGGSKIRSALDEGKVRTAARDGGTFLRAAAVVGLVLLVLGGYLAA
- a CDS encoding acyl-CoA mutase large subunit family protein, producing the protein MYDPDDLEAIREGKREWEEETLSPTLDRFGERKETFDTDTGGQDVRRLYTPDDVADIDYDEDIGFPGEEPYTRGVYPTMHRGRLWTMRQYAGMGTASETNERFQYLIDQGSSGLSMAFDLPTQMGYDSDAAMAAGEVGKSGVAIDSLEDFERVFDGIPLDEVSTSMTINAPASVLLAMYVAMGDRQGVDRSELRGTIQNDIMKEYIARNLYIYPPEPSMRLITDIFEFCANETPKFNTISISGYHIREAGSTAAQEIAFTLGDGIEYVQAAVDAGLDVDEFAPQLSFFFNAHNNVLEEVAKFRAARRMWAQIMEERFGAENPKSKQLKFHTQTAGSTLTAQQIENNVVRVAYQALAAVLGGTQSLHTNGKDEALSLPTEKSVRTALRTQQILAHESGAADTIDPLAGSYYVESLTDGIEEEAFEILEEVDTRGGMLDAVKSQWVQRQIQDTAFERQREIEEGERVIVGVNEFRIEDEEPQMDLEDVSEEEEQAQIDRVQALRDDRDQEATDAALASLRDACQGDQNVMPHIVDAVKTYATVGEICDVMREEFGEYKPGQ
- the mce gene encoding methylmalonyl-CoA epimerase; protein product: MHLDHAGIATDDAAGLAALYADLLDCEVVHEEEFDGMRVVFLAVGDSYLELLEPLDDEGTIARYVDGNGPGIHHLAFATDDIAGALARARDLGVELIDEEPRPGAWGHEVAFLHPRDTGGILVEFVQH